One window of Bernardetia sp. ABR2-2B genomic DNA carries:
- a CDS encoding efflux RND transporter periplasmic adaptor subunit, which yields MKKQYIIYAVLLLLGGTIGYFLNSSSDKNNESHSIEDDIKNEIWTCSMHPQIRQPEAGDCPICGMDLIPLANDANDEGNAFAVRMSPTAMQLANIQTAKVGKMKPIKTISLNGKVQPDERQIFTQSTHIEGRIENLRVNFTGEYVSKGTQIATIYSPKLLTAQQELFEAQKIKDTQPQLFNATKEKLKSWKLTENQINGLLETGTTIEEFPILADVSGYVIDKMVNLGDYVRQGEGLYRVANLSQVWVLFEVYESELAWIKKGNKVNYTIESLPSQNFEGTISFIDPFIDPKTRVAQARVIVPNSDLKLKPEMFVSGKVEADLFSKNENKQDLENSQKIVIPKTSLMWTGERSVVYVRQESEKGVDFVMREVKLGLALGDSYIIEEGLQEGEEIAINGTFSIDAAAQLAGKPSMMNPKGGAVMTGHNHGGTNSANTTTSMTESKKDKNPIKKTSISKTAKKSLEPVYDAYFELKNALTKDDLLAAKKASEKMTLSLSKINMSLFGGESHKLYMTYSSNLKEELQHLPHVGKIEAARQKFQIISETMVVMSQSFEPLENIIYVQFCPMADNNKGANWISKDKEIKNPYFGKSMLTCGEVSLEIK from the coding sequence ATGAAAAAGCAATATATAATTTACGCTGTTCTTCTTCTTTTGGGAGGAACAATAGGCTACTTTCTCAACTCTTCTTCTGATAAAAATAATGAAAGTCATTCGATAGAAGACGATATAAAAAATGAAATTTGGACGTGTTCGATGCACCCTCAAATTAGGCAACCTGAAGCTGGCGATTGTCCAATTTGTGGAATGGATTTGATTCCTTTAGCCAACGATGCTAATGATGAAGGAAATGCTTTTGCAGTTCGCATGTCGCCTACTGCTATGCAACTCGCTAATATTCAGACGGCAAAAGTTGGAAAAATGAAACCTATCAAAACGATTTCTTTGAATGGAAAAGTACAACCTGACGAACGTCAAATTTTTACGCAATCGACTCATATTGAGGGAAGAATTGAGAACTTGAGAGTTAATTTTACTGGCGAATATGTCAGTAAAGGAACTCAAATAGCGACTATTTATTCTCCAAAATTATTGACAGCGCAACAAGAACTTTTCGAAGCGCAAAAAATAAAAGACACACAGCCTCAACTTTTCAATGCAACAAAAGAAAAACTAAAAAGCTGGAAATTAACCGAAAATCAAATCAACGGGCTTTTAGAAACAGGAACAACGATAGAAGAATTTCCAATTTTGGCTGATGTTTCGGGTTATGTGATTGATAAAATGGTAAATCTAGGCGATTATGTTAGACAGGGAGAAGGTTTGTACAGAGTGGCAAATCTTTCACAAGTTTGGGTACTTTTTGAGGTTTATGAGTCAGAATTAGCGTGGATAAAAAAAGGGAATAAAGTAAATTATACAATAGAATCGTTACCAAGTCAGAATTTTGAAGGTACGATTTCATTTATTGATCCTTTCATTGACCCAAAAACTAGAGTGGCACAAGCTAGAGTTATTGTTCCAAATTCAGATTTAAAATTAAAACCTGAAATGTTTGTTTCTGGAAAAGTAGAAGCTGACTTATTTTCAAAGAATGAGAACAAACAAGATTTAGAAAACTCACAAAAAATAGTAATTCCCAAAACGTCCCTCATGTGGACAGGCGAACGTTCAGTTGTTTATGTACGACAAGAATCTGAAAAAGGAGTTGATTTTGTCATGCGAGAAGTCAAACTAGGATTAGCTTTAGGTGATAGTTATATCATCGAAGAAGGATTGCAAGAAGGTGAAGAAATCGCCATAAACGGAACATTTAGCATAGATGCAGCAGCACAATTAGCAGGAAAACCAAGTATGATGAATCCTAAAGGAGGAGCAGTCATGACAGGACACAATCATGGAGGAACAAACTCGGCAAACACTACTACTTCAATGACCGAAAGCAAAAAAGACAAAAATCCTATCAAAAAAACATCAATTAGTAAAACAGCCAAAAAATCACTTGAACCTGTTTATGATGCTTATTTTGAACTCAAAAATGCCCTTACAAAAGACGATTTACTAGCAGCAAAAAAAGCATCTGAAAAAATGACTTTGTCTTTATCCAAAATAAATATGTCGCTTTTTGGAGGAGAATCTCACAAACTCTATATGACATATAGCTCAAATCTAAAGGAAGAATTACAGCATTTGCCACACGTTGGAAAGATAGAAGCAGCAAGACAAAAGTTTCAAATTATTTCGGAAACGATGGTCGTCATGTCGCAATCTTTTGAACCGTTGGAAAACATAATTTATGTTCAATTTTGTCCGATGGCAGATAATAACAAAGGTGCAAATTGGATAAGCAAAGACAAAGAAATCAAAAATCCGTATTTCGGAAAATCTATGCTTACTTGTGGGGAAGTGAGTTTAGAGATTAAGTAA
- a CDS encoding TolC family protein: MKKLLFFLLLFTNIISLSKAQSLEDYFVMAAENNPKVQADYKEFEIALQKIAQVNALPDPTLSLGYFLSPIETRVGAQRARAELSQMFPWFGTLQAKENLAALQTEAMYQRFLNSKNQIFYQVSAAYYPLYELQKLKKIENQNIEILKTYKNIATIKFENGQGSMVNVLRVDIMLKEAMTNLEILRKKEQPLLSRFTQLLNLKEETENTKKQNKKVENLKLNFSPSDSTLLQKSYSFTDLALQKDSLLINNPILEELETQIKASQAKEEVAIKEGLPKIGVGITYIATSKRTDMDLPENGKDAIMPMASISLPIYRKKYKAAQKQAQLEQELFQLKKEDKTNELLTSYDKILFDLQKQQDLIKLYNEQIKESEQILRLLYSAYSNAGVDFEEVLRMQQQVLSYQKKIIMEQTAYQISIAELNYLTHKN; encoded by the coding sequence ATGAAAAAACTACTTTTCTTTTTGCTACTATTTACAAACATAATTTCCCTTTCAAAAGCACAATCTTTGGAAGACTATTTTGTAATGGCTGCCGAAAACAACCCAAAAGTACAAGCTGATTATAAAGAATTTGAAATTGCATTACAAAAAATAGCTCAAGTAAATGCTTTACCAGACCCTACTTTGTCTTTGGGATATTTTCTTTCTCCTATCGAAACTCGTGTAGGAGCGCAACGAGCAAGAGCCGAATTATCACAAATGTTTCCTTGGTTTGGAACTTTACAGGCGAAAGAAAATCTAGCTGCATTACAAACAGAAGCGATGTATCAGCGTTTTCTAAATTCTAAAAATCAAATTTTCTATCAAGTTTCGGCTGCGTATTATCCATTATACGAACTTCAAAAACTCAAAAAAATAGAAAATCAAAATATTGAAATTCTGAAAACGTATAAAAATATTGCTACCATAAAATTCGAAAACGGACAGGGAAGTATGGTAAATGTATTGAGAGTAGATATTATGCTGAAAGAAGCAATGACTAATTTAGAAATTTTGAGAAAAAAAGAACAGCCTTTACTTTCAAGATTTACACAATTACTAAATCTAAAAGAGGAAACAGAAAACACAAAAAAACAAAATAAGAAAGTAGAAAATCTAAAACTCAATTTTTCGCCTTCTGATTCTACCTTACTTCAAAAATCATATTCTTTTACCGATTTGGCTCTTCAAAAAGATTCTTTGCTTATCAATAATCCGATTTTGGAAGAATTAGAAACGCAAATAAAAGCTAGTCAAGCGAAAGAAGAAGTTGCGATAAAGGAAGGTTTGCCAAAAATAGGTGTAGGAATTACTTATATAGCTACTTCGAAACGCACCGATATGGACTTACCAGAAAATGGAAAAGATGCAATTATGCCAATGGCAAGTATTTCTTTACCAATTTATCGAAAAAAGTACAAAGCAGCACAAAAACAAGCACAATTAGAACAAGAATTATTTCAACTCAAAAAAGAAGACAAAACAAATGAACTCTTGACTTCTTACGACAAAATTCTATTTGACTTACAAAAACAGCAAGATTTAATCAAACTCTACAACGAGCAAATCAAAGAATCTGAACAGATTTTGAGGCTTTTATATTCGGCTTATAGTAATGCAGGGGTGGATTTTGAAGAAGTTTTGCGTATGCAGCAGCAAGTTTTGAGCTATCAAAAAAAGATAATTATGGAACAAACAGCCTATCAAATTTCGATAGCTGAACTTAATTATTTGACACATAAAAATTAA
- a CDS encoding DUF3347 domain-containing protein, translating to MKKLIYVFASATLLLYSCNNASTENKEANAENMTEENMADMNHDEMNHDNMNHDNSSMENNEIAKNQTISTVLDAYFNLKNALVEDNDEKAAEASVNLTAAFKGLDKSSLAADQTTKFDEIIESATEHAEHISENKGNIVHQREHLALLSKDVKDLVGIMGTDRTLYADFCPMYDNNKGAMWLSASKEIKNPYFGSKMLSCGKVQEEITVK from the coding sequence ATGAAAAAGTTAATTTATGTATTCGCAAGCGCAACTCTTTTGCTTTATTCTTGTAACAACGCTTCAACAGAAAACAAAGAAGCAAACGCAGAAAATATGACAGAAGAAAACATGGCAGATATGAATCATGATGAGATGAACCATGATAATATGAATCATGACAACTCTTCTATGGAAAACAACGAAATAGCTAAAAACCAAACTATTTCTACTGTTTTGGATGCTTATTTTAATCTAAAAAATGCCTTAGTAGAGGATAACGATGAAAAAGCAGCCGAAGCAAGTGTAAATCTAACAGCAGCTTTTAAAGGATTGGATAAGTCAAGTCTAGCAGCAGACCAAACTACTAAATTTGATGAAATTATAGAAAGTGCAACCGAACATGCCGAACATATTTCTGAAAACAAAGGAAATATAGTGCATCAACGTGAACACCTTGCTTTACTTAGTAAAGACGTGAAGGATTTGGTAGGTATAATGGGAACTGACCGTACTTTGTATGCAGATTTTTGTCCTATGTACGACAACAACAAAGGTGCAATGTGGCTAAGTGCTTCTAAGGAAATAAAAAATCCTTACTTCGGAAGTAAAATGCTTTCGTGTGGAAAAGTACAAGAAGAAATTACTGTAAAATAA
- a CDS encoding copper-translocating P-type ATPase yields MQNHENHDKHEGHENHDHHNHSKHKSHDHSQHHAHMIEDFKKRFWVSLILMLPIVVLAPMIQELVGYEFRFEGDRYVQFVISSIVFFYGGFPFLKGLVEEIKKKSPAMMTLIALAISVAYFYSSAVVFGLQGKIFFWELASLIVIMLLGHWIEMKSIMGASSALQELAKMMPSTASRINQNGETENVAIEKLKIKDKVLVRAGEKIPADGKVIEGESYVNESMLTGESKPVAKKEGDEVIGGSINGSGSLKIEVERTGEDAYLSKVVEMVRNAQNTKSKTQNLADKAAAWLFYLALSAGIITLVVWLSLGKDFEYALERMVTVMIISCPHALGLAVPLVVAISTAVSAQRGILIRNRTAFENSRNITTIIFDKTGTLTKGDFGVTRFETTDTNYSKDDILKLAAALERSSEHPIAFGIIKKAKELNLNYGEAKNLQNNTGQGITATLDNQTISVVSPGTLKEKNIELPADSFINDAETVVFVLVDDKLVGFIALSDQIREDAKEAIQTLKSKGITIIMATGDNEKVAKSVSEHLQLDKYYAEVLPEDKQRIIKELQQKGEVVAMTGDGVNDAPALAQANVGIAVGSGTDVAAETADIILVNSSPKDISNLILFGRATYQKMIQNLFWAAGYNIVAVPLAAGVLAPYGIILSPAIGAVLMSLSTVIVAINAQLLKRKIK; encoded by the coding sequence ATGCAAAATCACGAAAACCACGACAAACATGAGGGACATGAAAATCATGACCATCATAATCATTCAAAACACAAATCGCACGACCATTCTCAACATCATGCTCACATGATAGAGGATTTTAAAAAACGTTTTTGGGTTTCTCTTATCCTAATGCTTCCTATCGTTGTTCTTGCGCCTATGATTCAAGAATTGGTAGGTTATGAATTCCGTTTTGAGGGAGATAGATATGTTCAATTTGTTATTTCTTCTATTGTATTTTTTTATGGTGGCTTTCCTTTTTTGAAAGGATTAGTAGAAGAAATCAAGAAGAAATCGCCAGCCATGATGACACTTATCGCTTTGGCTATTTCTGTGGCTTATTTTTATAGTTCGGCTGTGGTTTTTGGTTTGCAGGGAAAAATATTTTTTTGGGAGTTGGCTAGTTTGATTGTCATTATGCTTTTAGGGCATTGGATTGAAATGAAATCTATCATGGGAGCTTCAAGCGCATTGCAAGAATTAGCCAAAATGATGCCTTCAACGGCAAGTAGAATTAATCAAAATGGAGAAACTGAAAATGTAGCTATCGAAAAATTAAAAATAAAAGATAAAGTGCTTGTCAGAGCAGGAGAAAAAATTCCTGCCGATGGAAAAGTGATAGAAGGAGAAAGTTATGTCAATGAATCGATGCTAACAGGAGAATCCAAACCAGTTGCAAAAAAAGAAGGCGATGAAGTAATTGGAGGTTCTATTAATGGTAGTGGTTCGTTAAAAATTGAAGTAGAACGAACAGGAGAAGATGCCTACCTTTCTAAAGTAGTAGAAATGGTACGAAATGCACAAAATACAAAGTCAAAAACACAAAATTTAGCTGATAAAGCTGCTGCATGGTTGTTTTATTTGGCACTAAGTGCAGGAATTATTACGCTTGTCGTTTGGCTTTCGCTGGGAAAAGATTTTGAATATGCGCTGGAACGTATGGTAACGGTTATGATTATTTCGTGTCCTCATGCGCTTGGTTTGGCTGTTCCTTTGGTCGTAGCCATTTCAACGGCTGTTTCTGCTCAACGAGGAATACTTATCAGAAATCGTACTGCCTTCGAAAATTCTAGGAATATAACGACTATTATTTTTGATAAAACAGGAACGCTTACAAAAGGAGATTTTGGTGTAACTCGTTTTGAAACTACAGATACAAATTATAGCAAAGATGATATTTTGAAACTAGCTGCTGCCTTAGAGAGAAGTTCGGAACACCCTATTGCTTTCGGTATTATCAAAAAAGCAAAGGAATTGAATTTGAATTATGGAGAAGCTAAAAACCTTCAAAATAATACAGGACAAGGAATAACGGCTACTTTGGACAATCAAACTATAAGCGTGGTAAGTCCAGGGACATTAAAAGAAAAAAATATAGAATTACCTGCTGATTCATTTATAAATGATGCTGAAACAGTTGTTTTTGTTTTAGTTGATGATAAATTAGTTGGTTTTATTGCTTTGTCAGACCAAATTAGAGAAGATGCAAAAGAAGCAATTCAAACTCTAAAATCTAAAGGAATAACTATAATTATGGCAACAGGCGACAATGAAAAAGTAGCCAAATCGGTAAGCGAACATTTACAACTAGATAAATATTATGCTGAAGTTTTGCCAGAAGACAAACAAAGAATTATCAAAGAATTACAACAAAAAGGCGAAGTTGTTGCCATGACAGGCGATGGTGTAAACGATGCCCCAGCACTTGCACAAGCAAATGTAGGAATTGCAGTTGGTTCTGGAACTGATGTAGCAGCAGAAACGGCTGATATTATTTTGGTAAATAGTAGTCCTAAAGATATTTCAAATTTGATTTTGTTTGGTAGAGCGACTTATCAAAAAATGATTCAAAATCTTTTTTGGGCAGCAGGATACAATATTGTTGCTGTTCCTTTGGCAGCAGGGGTTTTAGCTCCTTATGGAATTATTTTAAGTCCTGCGATTGGTGCTGTTTTGATGAGTTTGAGTACAGTCATTGTGGCGATAAATGCACAACTATTGAAACGAAAAATAAAATAA
- a CDS encoding KilA-N domain-containing protein has protein sequence MSKSKKQIEVENKVISIISHQEEDYVCLTDMARGEDGEDHIKNWMRNRNTVEFLGIWEQIHNPDFKGVEFDTFRKEAGLNSFTLTPKKWIEATDAKGIISKSGRYGGTYAHVDIAFEFGIWISPSFKIYLIKEYQRLKKIESNAHNLEWDFRRLLSKTNYDIHTEAIKNYIIPVSKHKGKREWLEYAEEADLLNMALFGCTAKEWREANPTYADKGMNMRDVASINELTILSNIESMNAVLIEQKMDKVIRYENLKRIAVSQLEVLDRKNMIKSIKKWNEDTFLE, from the coding sequence ATGTCAAAATCAAAGAAACAAATAGAGGTAGAGAACAAGGTTATTTCCATTATTTCACATCAAGAAGAGGATTATGTGTGTTTGACAGATATGGCTCGTGGAGAAGATGGAGAAGACCATATTAAGAACTGGATGCGAAATCGCAATACAGTAGAGTTTTTAGGTATTTGGGAACAGATTCACAATCCAGATTTTAAAGGTGTCGAATTCGACACCTTTAGAAAAGAAGCAGGTTTAAATTCATTTACACTTACTCCTAAAAAATGGATAGAAGCAACAGATGCAAAAGGAATCATCTCTAAATCAGGTCGTTACGGAGGTACGTATGCTCATGTAGATATTGCTTTTGAGTTTGGGATATGGATTAGTCCCTCCTTCAAAATTTATTTAATAAAGGAATACCAACGTCTTAAAAAGATAGAGTCGAATGCACATAATTTGGAATGGGACTTCAGAAGGTTGTTATCTAAGACTAATTATGATATTCATACCGAAGCAATTAAGAACTATATTATCCCAGTTTCGAAGCATAAAGGCAAACGAGAATGGTTAGAATATGCAGAAGAAGCAGATTTATTGAATATGGCTTTATTTGGCTGTACTGCAAAAGAATGGAGAGAGGCAAATCCTACTTATGCAGACAAAGGAATGAATATGAGAGATGTAGCCAGTATCAATGAGCTAACTATTTTATCTAATATCGAATCTATGAATGCTGTACTTATAGAGCAGAAAATGGACAAAGTAATAAGATATGAAAATTTAAAACGGATTGCTGTTAGTCAGTTAGAAGTGCTGGATAGAAAGAATATGATAAAATCTATAAAGAAATGGAATGAAGATACTTTTTTGGAATAA
- a CDS encoding helix-turn-helix transcriptional regulator translates to MSKFILNVENMVCPRCVLAVENLCATLSIEFETVKLGKIYLTENTEVSIKKKEELNQELQKIGLQLIESDRERLISELKITIINQIHYSEKALKINFSEYLSEELHYDYSYLSRLFSASENITIEKYIALQKIEKAKELLLLQKYRINEIADYLHYKSTPHFSTQFKKITGQTPSDYKENN, encoded by the coding sequence ATGAGTAAATTTATATTAAATGTAGAAAATATGGTTTGTCCACGTTGTGTCTTGGCAGTAGAAAATCTATGTGCAACCCTTTCTATTGAATTTGAAACTGTAAAGCTGGGAAAGATTTACCTTACTGAAAATACAGAGGTTTCAATAAAGAAAAAGGAAGAGCTAAATCAAGAATTACAAAAAATAGGTCTTCAACTTATAGAATCTGATAGGGAAAGACTTATTTCTGAACTCAAAATAACTATCATCAATCAAATTCATTATTCAGAAAAAGCATTAAAAATTAATTTTTCTGAATATCTTTCTGAAGAGCTACATTATGACTATTCGTATTTAAGTCGCTTATTTTCAGCTTCTGAAAATATCACTATTGAAAAATATATTGCCCTTCAAAAAATAGAAAAAGCAAAGGAATTACTACTACTGCAAAAATATAGAATTAATGAAATTGCTGATTATTTGCATTATAAAAGTACGCCTCACTTTTCTACACAATTCAAAAAAATAACAGGACAAACTCCTTCTGATTATAAAGAAAATAATTAA
- a CDS encoding heme-binding domain-containing protein — protein sequence MKLKYKIIFVLLIIGVGIQFIPTPINQDRKENTPTAFVKLYSPPLKVQNLLKNSCNDCHSNYTAYPWYNKLQPMSWFLERHIKEGKSELNFDEFDTYSDRKKRNKLTSIKGQIEENEMPLSSYTFIHRESKLSDKEKEILIFYFDSLSALYY from the coding sequence ATGAAATTAAAATATAAAATTATTTTTGTTTTGTTGATAATCGGAGTAGGAATACAATTTATTCCTACTCCAATTAATCAAGACAGAAAAGAAAATACTCCGACAGCTTTTGTAAAATTATATTCTCCTCCTTTGAAAGTTCAGAATTTACTCAAAAACTCTTGTAACGATTGTCATAGCAATTATACGGCTTATCCTTGGTACAACAAGTTACAGCCTATGAGTTGGTTTTTGGAACGTCATATAAAAGAAGGAAAATCAGAACTCAATTTTGATGAATTTGATACGTATTCTGACCGAAAAAAACGGAATAAACTCACTTCTATAAAGGGTCAAATTGAGGAAAACGAAATGCCTTTATCTTCCTATACTTTTATTCATAGAGAAAGTAAGTTATCTGATAAAGAAAAAGAGATTTTGATTTTTTACTTCGATAGCCTGTCGGCACTTTATTATTAA
- the dinD gene encoding DNA damage-inducible protein D yields the protein MKKENIETLMQQFEKDVHRTQQDIEFWYARDLQNLLGYLRWKNFIQVIDKASTACQSNGHEITDHFSDVGKMVEVGSGAKREIKDIMLTRYACYLIAQNGDPRKEEIAFAQNYFAVKTRQIELLEKHIQEWQRLKARQKLSLSEKELSQIIFEQTGSNRNFATIRSKGDKALFNHTTQQMKDILDVPKNRALADFLPTITIKAKDFATEITVFNSKDKGLNTEDGIAQEHITNNKSVRTILLERGIKPEDLPSEEDIKKLERRVKSNSKQVSKNPDKLN from the coding sequence ATGAAAAAAGAAAATATAGAAACGTTGATGCAGCAGTTTGAAAAAGATGTACATAGAACTCAGCAGGATATTGAGTTTTGGTATGCTCGTGATTTGCAGAATTTACTAGGTTATTTACGTTGGAAGAATTTTATTCAAGTTATTGATAAAGCAAGCACAGCTTGTCAATCTAATGGACATGAAATTACTGACCATTTTTCCGACGTTGGAAAAATGGTCGAAGTAGGTTCTGGAGCAAAACGAGAAATAAAAGATATAATGCTCACTCGTTATGCTTGTTATCTTATAGCTCAAAATGGAGATCCACGTAAAGAAGAAATTGCATTTGCTCAAAACTATTTTGCTGTAAAAACTCGTCAGATTGAATTATTAGAAAAGCATATCCAAGAATGGCAACGATTGAAAGCACGACAAAAATTATCTTTATCTGAAAAGGAACTTTCTCAAATCATTTTCGAACAAACAGGAAGCAATAGAAATTTTGCTACCATTCGAAGCAAAGGAGATAAAGCACTATTCAATCACACTACCCAACAAATGAAGGACATTTTAGATGTGCCTAAAAACAGAGCTTTAGCAGATTTTCTTCCTACAATTACTATTAAAGCTAAGGACTTCGCAACAGAAATTACAGTATTTAATAGTAAAGACAAAGGATTAAATACAGAAGATGGAATAGCTCAAGAACACATTACAAATAATAAATCTGTCAGAACAATTCTTTTAGAGCGTGGTATCAAGCCAGAGGATTTACCCTCAGAAGAGGATATTAAAAAATTAGAACGTCGTGTAAAATCAAATTCTAAACAAGTCAGTAAAAATCCTGATAAATTAAATTAA